The genomic region TGCTGGCCGACATCGCCGACCGTGGTTACTGCATTCCTTCAGGAAAGATCGAGGCGGGGGAAACGATCGCCGACGCGGCGGAGCGCGAGGCTTTCGAAGAGACCGGCGTCCGTCTGCGCAACCGTCGTCTGAGCTTAATCGGCTGCTACCTTCTGATCCCGCGCACCGGGGCAAAGAAGGGAGAGGCGCGTTACTGTCCGGTCTTCGTGGCCGAGGCGGTTGGCTTCGAGCCGATCCCCGAGGGCTCGGAATCGAACGGCGTTTTCCTCGCCGCGATCGAAGACGTCGCCGAACTCTACTTCTTCTGGGACGACCTCATGGCCGCCGTGTTCGCCTACGCCGGTGAGCAATACCAGATACTCATCCCCGGCGGAACACCGCTTTCGTCGCTGATGGCGGAATAGCTCACTGCACGGAGCTAATGATCTGCTCCAGGTCCGCCGGCGCCAGGTTTCCCACAAGCACTAATTTTCTGCCGGCCAGGGTGCGCGTCACCGCGCCGAGGCGCTGGCCGCCGAATTTGGGGCCGGCGTCGCCGCTGTCGTCGAGCGTTTGGAAGAGGGAGATCACGCTGATGCCGTTGTTGTAGCGCAGCACGATCATCTTTTTCCCTCGGAAGCTGCTGACGGAGGCCGATTGGAGCCGGAAGCCTGTCGGCAGGTATGCCGGCTGGCGCGCTCGGAATCCGGCTTTGGCCTCGGCTTCGCCGACGGTGCGGAACGGTTTGTCGTCGTCCAGCTGCTTGATCCGGGGATTGCGTCCCTCGCCCGGCGAATTGAACGCGTCCGGC from Capsulimonas corticalis harbors:
- a CDS encoding NUDIX domain-containing protein, producing MSFPTVYWPAWDADATFFPGSELPSASESRLYAVLSFVFYGDKIVLADIADRGYCIPSGKIEAGETIADAAEREAFEETGVRLRNRRLSLIGCYLLIPRTGAKKGEARYCPVFVAEAVGFEPIPEGSESNGVFLAAIEDVAELYFFWDDLMAAVFAYAGEQYQILIPGGTPLSSLMAE